A section of the Ovis canadensis isolate MfBH-ARS-UI-01 breed Bighorn chromosome 1, ARS-UI_OviCan_v2, whole genome shotgun sequence genome encodes:
- the S100A7 gene encoding protein S100-A7 isoform X1, giving the protein MQEPVVQSRLCRQLGCVPSPLLSSLEAKMSGSQLEQAISALIDLFHKHSGPDDTIEKEALLQLLKDNFPNFLSACEKRGRDYLSNIFEKKDKNKDQKIDFSEFLSLLADIASDYHNHSHGEELCSGGNK; this is encoded by the exons ATGCAGGAGCCTGTGGTCCAGTCCCGACTCTGCCGCCAACTGGGCTGTGTGCCTTCACCCCTGCTGAG CTCTTTGGAAGCCAAGATGAGCGGCTCTCAGCTGGAGCAGGCCATTTCAGCCTTGATCGACCTGTTTCACAAACACTCGGGACCCGATGACACCATCGAGAAGGAGgccctgctgcagctgctgaaggaTAACTTCCCCAACTTCCTCAGTGCCTGT GAGAAAAGGGGCAGAGATTACTTGTccaatatttttgagaaaaaggACAAGAATAAGGACCAGAAGATTGACTTTTCTGAGTTCCTGTCCTTGCTGGCGGACATAGCCTCAGACTATCACAACCATAGCCATGGAGAGGAGCTCTGTTCTGGGGGAAATAAGTGA
- the S100A7 gene encoding protein S100-A7 isoform X3, with protein MSGSQLEQAISALIDLFHKHSGPDDTIEKEALLQLLKDNFPNFLSACEKRGRDYLSNIFEKKDKNKDQKIDFSEFLSLLADIASDYHNHSHGEELCSGGNK; from the exons ATGAGCGGCTCTCAGCTGGAGCAGGCCATTTCAGCCTTGATCGACCTGTTTCACAAACACTCGGGACCCGATGACACCATCGAGAAGGAGgccctgctgcagctgctgaaggaTAACTTCCCCAACTTCCTCAGTGCCTGT GAGAAAAGGGGCAGAGATTACTTGTccaatatttttgagaaaaaggACAAGAATAAGGACCAGAAGATTGACTTTTCTGAGTTCCTGTCCTTGCTGGCGGACATAGCCTCAGACTATCACAACCATAGCCATGGAGAGGAGCTCTGTTCTGGGGGAAATAAGTGA